The Aureispira anguillae genome contains a region encoding:
- a CDS encoding hydrogen peroxide-inducible genes activator, which yields MPTITQLEYIVAVDRERHFGLAAQKCFVTQPTLSAQIKKAEELLGVLIFDRSKQPIAPTPIGQEIIRQARVILREHQRLGQLVADFQNDISGQLRIGILPTIAPYLLPFFVGNFIRKYPQVNLQIKERTTDQIISDLKNDLLDVGLLVTPLKDEMLYEHPLFYEEIQLYVHPEHSFAQNNSIPLDLLNHENLWMLSQGHCFRSQVINLCTSQQNGLSNGNLPFEYEGGSLEGLQRLVDKEGGFTLLPELATLHSPQNVRSIQAPIPLREVSFVYVRNYAKIKLLQLLEQQIKESIPTHMLQKDRGQIVEWK from the coding sequence ATGCCAACGATAACACAACTAGAATATATTGTTGCCGTAGATAGGGAGCGGCATTTTGGTTTAGCAGCCCAAAAATGCTTTGTCACCCAACCTACTCTAAGTGCCCAAATAAAAAAAGCCGAAGAATTGTTAGGCGTTCTAATTTTTGATCGTAGCAAACAACCGATTGCCCCAACTCCCATTGGACAAGAAATCATTCGTCAGGCTCGTGTTATTTTGCGAGAGCACCAACGATTAGGTCAATTGGTCGCTGATTTTCAAAATGATATATCAGGACAATTACGTATTGGTATTTTACCAACGATTGCTCCTTATCTATTGCCCTTTTTTGTAGGAAACTTTATCCGCAAATATCCCCAAGTCAATTTGCAAATCAAAGAACGAACAACCGATCAAATCATTAGCGATTTAAAAAATGATTTATTAGATGTTGGGTTATTGGTCACTCCACTCAAGGATGAAATGCTCTATGAGCATCCTTTATTTTATGAAGAAATTCAACTCTATGTTCACCCTGAACATTCCTTTGCCCAAAACAACAGCATTCCTTTAGATTTACTAAATCATGAAAATCTTTGGATGCTTAGCCAAGGGCATTGTTTTAGAAGTCAGGTCATCAATCTCTGTACCTCGCAGCAAAATGGGTTATCCAATGGAAACTTACCCTTTGAATACGAAGGAGGGTCGCTAGAGGGTTTGCAACGATTGGTAGACAAAGAAGGAGGGTTTACGTTGCTGCCAGAATTAGCAACCCTTCATAGTCCGCAAAATGTACGTTCTATTCAAGCTCCCATCCCCTTAAGGGAAGTTAGTTTTGTTTATGTCCGTAATTATGCAAAAATAAAGTTGCTCCAATTATTAGAACAGCAAATCAAAGAAAGTATTCCTACACATATGTTACAAAAAGATCGAGGACAAATAGTAGAGTGGAAATAA
- a CDS encoding ABC transporter ATP-binding protein: MLSLKNIRKSYKIGKNSIEVLKGIDLFIDQGEFVSIMGSSGSGKSTLLNIMGILDDYTIGEYHLDGILIKNLSQKQAALYRNQLIGFVFQGFNLLPFKTAAENVALPLYYQKVPRKERQIKAVEFLDKVGLKEWANHHPSELSGGQQQRVAIARALISEPKIILADEPTGALDTQTSYDVMDLFKTFNDEGKTLLLVTHEEDIAAKTKRTIRLKDGLIISQ, from the coding sequence ATGCTATCGCTAAAAAACATTCGTAAATCGTATAAAATTGGTAAAAATTCAATTGAAGTGCTAAAAGGGATTGACCTTTTCATTGATCAAGGAGAATTTGTTTCGATCATGGGTTCTTCTGGTTCTGGAAAATCAACCCTATTGAACATTATGGGGATTTTAGACGATTATACGATTGGAGAATATCATTTAGATGGTATTTTGATCAAAAATCTATCTCAAAAACAGGCTGCATTGTATCGAAATCAATTGATTGGCTTTGTATTCCAAGGTTTTAATCTATTGCCTTTTAAGACCGCAGCAGAGAATGTTGCATTGCCTCTTTATTACCAAAAAGTACCTAGAAAAGAACGACAAATCAAAGCGGTTGAGTTTCTGGATAAAGTTGGGCTTAAAGAGTGGGCCAATCACCATCCTAGCGAATTATCAGGTGGACAACAACAACGGGTTGCAATTGCTCGAGCATTAATATCGGAGCCAAAAATCATCTTAGCGGATGAACCTACTGGTGCTTTGGATACTCAAACCTCCTATGATGTAATGGATTTGTTCAAAACCTTTAATGATGAAGGAAAAACATTGTTGCTAGTTACCCATGAAGAAGATATTGCGGCAAAAACTAAGCGTACGATTCGCCTCAAAGATGGTTTGATTATTAGTCAATAA
- a CDS encoding TlpA family protein disulfide reductase, whose amino-acid sequence MKCSKLLLASLVLLLVASTSTFAQKSLPASLTMETLSGKKVKLKDYVAEKGKITVVNFWATWCKPCKEELDNINNDYLDAWKDDYDIEFIAVSMDNSRTKPKVKGVVDTKGWEYDILCNPDNSAYQALGFNSCPYTLLLDAKGNVIYKHTGYKPGDEEELEHEIAKAAE is encoded by the coding sequence ATGAAATGTTCAAAACTCTTATTAGCTAGTTTAGTTTTACTATTAGTAGCTTCGACTTCAACTTTTGCTCAAAAAAGCTTACCTGCTTCTCTAACGATGGAGACATTGAGTGGTAAAAAGGTCAAATTGAAAGATTATGTTGCCGAAAAAGGAAAAATTACGGTTGTTAATTTCTGGGCAACTTGGTGCAAACCCTGTAAAGAAGAATTAGATAATATTAACAATGATTATCTTGATGCTTGGAAGGATGATTATGATATTGAGTTTATTGCAGTAAGTATGGACAACTCTCGTACCAAGCCAAAAGTAAAAGGTGTAGTAGATACCAAAGGTTGGGAGTATGATATTCTTTGCAATCCTGATAACAGTGCTTACCAAGCTTTAGGTTTTAATTCTTGCCCTTACACCTTGCTATTAGATGCCAAAGGCAATGTTATCTATAAGCACACAGGTTATAAGCCTGGTGATGAAGAAGAATTGGAGCACGAAATCGCAAAAGCTGCTGAATAG
- a CDS encoding peroxiredoxin, with translation MALLTVGSEFPQFSKTAVVSLEKGKEFETLTNTFNNDNGQWTVMFWWPKDFTFVCPTEIAEFNAAYEEFRDRDTTLIGASTDSEFVHAAWRRDHDDLRGLKFPMLADTSKSLAEDLGILEANEKIAYRATFIVDPQNIVRWVSVYDLSVGRNVDEVIRVLDALQTDELCPCNWQKGEETLVV, from the coding sequence ATGGCTTTATTAACTGTAGGAAGCGAGTTTCCCCAATTTTCAAAAACGGCTGTAGTTTCTCTTGAAAAAGGAAAAGAATTCGAAACATTAACGAATACTTTTAACAACGATAATGGACAATGGACAGTAATGTTCTGGTGGCCTAAAGATTTTACGTTTGTTTGCCCAACAGAAATTGCAGAGTTTAATGCAGCTTACGAGGAGTTCCGTGATAGAGATACTACTTTGATTGGCGCTTCTACGGATTCTGAATTTGTACATGCTGCTTGGAGAAGAGATCACGATGATTTGCGTGGTTTGAAATTTCCTATGTTAGCGGATACTTCTAAATCTCTAGCTGAAGATTTAGGTATTTTGGAAGCAAACGAAAAGATTGCTTACCGTGCAACGTTCATCGTTGATCCTCAAAATATCGTACGTTGGGTATCTGTTTATGACTTGAGCGTAGGTCGTAACGTAGACGAAGTAATCCGTGTATTGGATGCTTTGCAAACCGATGAATTATGCCCATGTAACTGGCAAAAAGGTGAAGAAACATTAGTTGTATAA
- a CDS encoding carboxymuconolactone decarboxylase family protein translates to MLAETKNDLLADLGLEDLQNETIDALVAGDSRYLKDLRMNLSGMKRVKELNAKEQALIAVAIANNYNNKIVQKAFAAKAEEAGATSAEIAEALACASLLSANNVLYRFRHFMGRDSYDKMPAGLRMNIMSSPVMGKEFFELMSTAVSAVNGCERCIQSHEASLLQMGTSEKRVWAAIRLSAIITSLCKVVY, encoded by the coding sequence ATGTTAGCAGAAACAAAAAATGATTTGTTGGCAGATTTGGGTTTGGAAGATCTGCAAAATGAAACAATAGATGCTTTGGTGGCGGGAGATTCTCGATACTTAAAAGATTTGCGTATGAATCTTAGTGGCATGAAGCGTGTCAAGGAATTAAATGCAAAAGAACAAGCCTTGATTGCAGTAGCCATTGCCAACAATTACAATAATAAAATCGTACAAAAGGCTTTTGCGGCGAAGGCAGAGGAAGCAGGAGCTACCTCAGCAGAAATTGCAGAAGCATTAGCTTGTGCTTCTTTGTTGAGTGCCAATAATGTATTGTATCGTTTTCGCCACTTTATGGGAAGAGATAGTTATGATAAAATGCCAGCGGGCTTGCGCATGAATATTATGTCGAGTCCTGTTATGGGGAAAGAATTTTTTGAGTTGATGAGCACTGCGGTTTCTGCGGTGAATGGTTGCGAGCGTTGCATCCAATCTCACGAAGCTTCTTTGTTACAAATGGGAACCAGCGAAAAAAGAGTTTGGGCAGCAATTCGTTTGTCAGCAATTATCACCAGCTTATGTAAGGTTGTTTATTAA